The Nycticebus coucang isolate mNycCou1 chromosome 2, mNycCou1.pri, whole genome shotgun sequence genome includes a window with the following:
- the CHMP1A gene encoding charged multivesicular body protein 1a isoform X2 has translation MDDTLFQLKFTAKQLEKLAKKAEKDSKAEQAKVKKALQQKNVECARVYAENAIRKKNEGVNWLRMASRVDAVASKVQTAVTMKGVTKNMAQVTKALDKALSTMDLQKVSAVMDRFEQQVQNLDVHTSVMEDSMSSATTLTTPQEQVDSLIVQIAEENGLEVLDQLSQLPEGASAVGESSVRSQEDQLSRRLAALRN, from the exons ATACTCTGTTCCAGTTGAAG TTCACAGCAAAACAGCTGGAGAAACTAGCgaagaaggcagagaaggacTCCAAGGCTGAGCAGGCCAAAGTGAAGAAG GCCCTTCAGCAAAAGAATGTGGAGTGTGCCCGTGTGTATGCCGAGAATGCTATCCGCAAGAAGAATGAGGGTGTAAACTGGCTGCGTATGGCGTCCCGCGTGGACGCAGTGGCCTCCAAGGTACAGACGGCTGTGACCATGAAAGGG GTGACCAAGAACATGGCACAAGTGACCAAAGCCCTAGACAAGGCCCTGAGCACCATGGACCTGCAGAAGGTGTCTGCAGTGATGGACAGATTCGAGCAGCAGGTGCAGAACCTGGACGTGCACACCTCG GTGATGGAAGACTCCATGAGCTCGGCCACCACACTCACCACGCCTCAGGAGCAGGTGGACAGCCTTATTGTGCAGATTGCCGAGGAGAATGGCCTAGAGGTGCTGGACCAGCTCAGCCAGCTGCCCGAGGGCGCCTCTGCTGTGGGCGAGAGCTCTGTGCGCAGCCAAGAGGACCAGCTATCTCGGAG GTTGGCTGCCTTGAGGAATTAG
- the CHMP1A gene encoding charged multivesicular body protein 1a isoform X1, which translates to MSVQELAWTNFGPGEEPGRWALEGVTQGVRVQFTAKQLEKLAKKAEKDSKAEQAKVKKALQQKNVECARVYAENAIRKKNEGVNWLRMASRVDAVASKVQTAVTMKGVTKNMAQVTKALDKALSTMDLQKVSAVMDRFEQQVQNLDVHTSVMEDSMSSATTLTTPQEQVDSLIVQIAEENGLEVLDQLSQLPEGASAVGESSVRSQEDQLSRRLAALRN; encoded by the exons ATGAGTGTTCAGGAGCTAGCGTGGACCAACTTTGGGCCTGGGGAGGAGCCTGGAAGGTGGGCTCTTGAAGGTGTGACTCAGGGTGTCCGTGTTCAGTTCACAGCAAAACAGCTGGAGAAACTAGCgaagaaggcagagaaggacTCCAAGGCTGAGCAGGCCAAAGTGAAGAAG GCCCTTCAGCAAAAGAATGTGGAGTGTGCCCGTGTGTATGCCGAGAATGCTATCCGCAAGAAGAATGAGGGTGTAAACTGGCTGCGTATGGCGTCCCGCGTGGACGCAGTGGCCTCCAAGGTACAGACGGCTGTGACCATGAAAGGG GTGACCAAGAACATGGCACAAGTGACCAAAGCCCTAGACAAGGCCCTGAGCACCATGGACCTGCAGAAGGTGTCTGCAGTGATGGACAGATTCGAGCAGCAGGTGCAGAACCTGGACGTGCACACCTCG GTGATGGAAGACTCCATGAGCTCGGCCACCACACTCACCACGCCTCAGGAGCAGGTGGACAGCCTTATTGTGCAGATTGCCGAGGAGAATGGCCTAGAGGTGCTGGACCAGCTCAGCCAGCTGCCCGAGGGCGCCTCTGCTGTGGGCGAGAGCTCTGTGCGCAGCCAAGAGGACCAGCTATCTCGGAG GTTGGCTGCCTTGAGGAATTAG
- the DPEP1 gene encoding dipeptidase 1 isoform X2 — MPGWWFWPLVAVCAADLFRDKAERIMRVTPVIDGHNDLPWKLLTMFNNQLQEEKANLTTLADTHTNIPKLKAGFVGGQFWSAYTPCDTQNKDAVRRTLEQMDVIHRMCQLYPETFLCVTTSAGIRQAFQEGKVASLIGVEGGHSIDSSLGVLRALYQLGMRYLTLTHSCNTPWADNWLVDTGSDEAQSQGLSLFGQRVVKEMNRLGVIIDLAHVSVATMKATLQLSKAPVIFSHSSAYSLCRNQRNVPDDVLQLVNKTGSLVMVNFYNHYVSCTQEASLAQVADHLDHIRKVAGAEAVGFGGDFDGVSRLPKGLEDVSKYPDLIAELLRRNWTDVEVRGALADNLLRVFEAVEQVSNHTQAPEEEPIPLAEMDGSCRTQYGYSEAPSTGHWPGALLASLIFSLYLL, encoded by the exons ATGCCAGGCTGGTGGTTCTGGCCCCTGGTGGCTGTCTGTGCTGCTGACTTATTCAGAGACAAGGCGGAGAGGATCATGAGGGTCACCCCTGTCATCGACGG GCATAATGACCTGCCTTGGAAATTGCTGACCATGTTCAACAACCAGCTGCAGGAGGAGAAGGCCAACCTGACCACTCTGGCCGACACACACACCAATATCCCCAAGCTAAAGGCCGGCTTTGTGGGGGGCCAG TTCTGGTCTGCGTACACACCCTGCGACACCCAGAACAAAGATGCTGTGAGGAGGACGCTGGAGCAGATGGATGTCATCCACCGCATGTGCCAGCTGTACCCTGAGACCTTCCTGTGTGTTACCACCAGTGCAG GCATCCGACAGGCCTTCCAGGAGGGGAAGGTGGCCAGTTTGATAGGCGTGGAGGGTGGCCACTCCATTGACAGCAGCCTGGGTGTCCTGCGTGCCCTCTACCAGCTGGGAATGCGGTACCTGACCCTCACGCACAGCTGCAACACTCCCTG GGCTGACAACTGGCTGGTGGACACTGGAAGTGATGAGGCCCAGAGCCAAGGCCTGTCACTCTTTGGGCAG CGTGTGGTGAAGGAGATGAACCGCCTGGGAGTCATCATCGACTTGGCTCATGTGTCTGTGGCCACAATGAAGGCCACGCTGCAGCTGTCCAAAGCCCCAGTCATCTTCAGCCATTCCTCAGCCTACAGCCTGTGTAGAAACCAGCGCAACGTGCCTGATGACGTGCTGCAGCTGGTG AACAAGACCGGCAGCCTGGTGATGGTGAACTTCTACAACCACTACGTGTCCTGCACACAGGAGGCCAGCCTGGCCCAAGTGGCTG ACCACCTGGACCACATCAGGAAGGTGGCAGGAGCTGAAGCCGTGGGCTTTGGTGGGGACTTTGATGGTGTTTCAAG GCTCCCTAAGGGACTAGAAGACGTCTCCAAGTACCCAGACCTGATCGCAGAGCTACTCAGAAGGAACTGGACGGACGTGGAAGTCAGAGGTGCACTGGCTGACAACCTGCTGAGGGTCTTTGAGGCAGTGGAGCAG GTCAGCAACCACACTCAAGCCCCTGAGGAGGAGCCAATCCCATTAGCCGAGATGGATGGGTCCTGCAGGACACAGTATGGCTACTCAGAGGCCCCCAGCACTGGCCACTGGCCAGGAGCCCTGCTGGCCTCTCTGATCTTCAGCCTGTACCTCCTGTGA
- the DPEP1 gene encoding dipeptidase 1 isoform X1, with translation MRLRETGTSPAFVHQQLQNSSLQPQAPSPARQPGQHRRVSKQITGDLITMPGWWFWPLVAVCAADLFRDKAERIMRVTPVIDGHNDLPWKLLTMFNNQLQEEKANLTTLADTHTNIPKLKAGFVGGQFWSAYTPCDTQNKDAVRRTLEQMDVIHRMCQLYPETFLCVTTSAGIRQAFQEGKVASLIGVEGGHSIDSSLGVLRALYQLGMRYLTLTHSCNTPWADNWLVDTGSDEAQSQGLSLFGQRVVKEMNRLGVIIDLAHVSVATMKATLQLSKAPVIFSHSSAYSLCRNQRNVPDDVLQLVNKTGSLVMVNFYNHYVSCTQEASLAQVADHLDHIRKVAGAEAVGFGGDFDGVSRLPKGLEDVSKYPDLIAELLRRNWTDVEVRGALADNLLRVFEAVEQVSNHTQAPEEEPIPLAEMDGSCRTQYGYSEAPSTGHWPGALLASLIFSLYLL, from the exons ATGAGGCTCAGGGAGACAGGGACCAGCCCCGCCTTTGTCCACCAGCAGTT GCAGAACAGTTCCTTACAGCCCCAAGCTCCTTCTCCTGCACGACAGCCAGGCCAGCACAGAAGAGTGTCAAAGCAGATCACTGGGGACCTCATCACTATGCCAGGCTGGTGGTTCTGGCCCCTGGTGGCTGTCTGTGCTGCTGACTTATTCAGAGACAAGGCGGAGAGGATCATGAGGGTCACCCCTGTCATCGACGG GCATAATGACCTGCCTTGGAAATTGCTGACCATGTTCAACAACCAGCTGCAGGAGGAGAAGGCCAACCTGACCACTCTGGCCGACACACACACCAATATCCCCAAGCTAAAGGCCGGCTTTGTGGGGGGCCAG TTCTGGTCTGCGTACACACCCTGCGACACCCAGAACAAAGATGCTGTGAGGAGGACGCTGGAGCAGATGGATGTCATCCACCGCATGTGCCAGCTGTACCCTGAGACCTTCCTGTGTGTTACCACCAGTGCAG GCATCCGACAGGCCTTCCAGGAGGGGAAGGTGGCCAGTTTGATAGGCGTGGAGGGTGGCCACTCCATTGACAGCAGCCTGGGTGTCCTGCGTGCCCTCTACCAGCTGGGAATGCGGTACCTGACCCTCACGCACAGCTGCAACACTCCCTG GGCTGACAACTGGCTGGTGGACACTGGAAGTGATGAGGCCCAGAGCCAAGGCCTGTCACTCTTTGGGCAG CGTGTGGTGAAGGAGATGAACCGCCTGGGAGTCATCATCGACTTGGCTCATGTGTCTGTGGCCACAATGAAGGCCACGCTGCAGCTGTCCAAAGCCCCAGTCATCTTCAGCCATTCCTCAGCCTACAGCCTGTGTAGAAACCAGCGCAACGTGCCTGATGACGTGCTGCAGCTGGTG AACAAGACCGGCAGCCTGGTGATGGTGAACTTCTACAACCACTACGTGTCCTGCACACAGGAGGCCAGCCTGGCCCAAGTGGCTG ACCACCTGGACCACATCAGGAAGGTGGCAGGAGCTGAAGCCGTGGGCTTTGGTGGGGACTTTGATGGTGTTTCAAG GCTCCCTAAGGGACTAGAAGACGTCTCCAAGTACCCAGACCTGATCGCAGAGCTACTCAGAAGGAACTGGACGGACGTGGAAGTCAGAGGTGCACTGGCTGACAACCTGCTGAGGGTCTTTGAGGCAGTGGAGCAG GTCAGCAACCACACTCAAGCCCCTGAGGAGGAGCCAATCCCATTAGCCGAGATGGATGGGTCCTGCAGGACACAGTATGGCTACTCAGAGGCCCCCAGCACTGGCCACTGGCCAGGAGCCCTGCTGGCCTCTCTGATCTTCAGCCTGTACCTCCTGTGA
- the CHMP1A gene encoding charged multivesicular body protein 1a isoform X3, which yields MASRVDAVASKVQTAVTMKGVTKNMAQVTKALDKALSTMDLQKVSAVMDRFEQQVQNLDVHTSVMEDSMSSATTLTTPQEQVDSLIVQIAEENGLEVLDQLSQLPEGASAVGESSVRSQEDQLSRRLAALRN from the exons ATGGCGTCCCGCGTGGACGCAGTGGCCTCCAAGGTACAGACGGCTGTGACCATGAAAGGG GTGACCAAGAACATGGCACAAGTGACCAAAGCCCTAGACAAGGCCCTGAGCACCATGGACCTGCAGAAGGTGTCTGCAGTGATGGACAGATTCGAGCAGCAGGTGCAGAACCTGGACGTGCACACCTCG GTGATGGAAGACTCCATGAGCTCGGCCACCACACTCACCACGCCTCAGGAGCAGGTGGACAGCCTTATTGTGCAGATTGCCGAGGAGAATGGCCTAGAGGTGCTGGACCAGCTCAGCCAGCTGCCCGAGGGCGCCTCTGCTGTGGGCGAGAGCTCTGTGCGCAGCCAAGAGGACCAGCTATCTCGGAG GTTGGCTGCCTTGAGGAATTAG